The following coding sequences lie in one Chanos chanos chromosome 4, fChaCha1.1, whole genome shotgun sequence genomic window:
- the thbs1b gene encoding thrombospondin-1 encodes MKLTGLFLLLMLWTCDSARVAESRDDNSVYDLFELVQVPKKNHGVTLVKGDDPYSPAYKILNPDLIPPVPENAFRDLIDSIHAERGFLLLVNFKQFKRTRGSLLTVEKQDGSGPIFEIVSNGKANTLDIVFSTENKQQVVSIEDADLATGHWKNITLFIQEDRVVFYVGCDEVNSAELDASIQTVLTQETPGIARLRIGKGAVKDRFMGVLQNVRFVFGTTLDAILRNKGCKNSMLTDIISFDNPINGSSPAIRTDYTGHKTKDLQMICGFSCEDLASMFKELKGLGVVVQELSNELRKVTEEKNMLMSRMGIHAGVCLHNGIVHKNKEEWTVDDCTECTCQNSATVCRKISCPLIPCANATVPDGECCPRCGTPSDYAEDGWSPWSEWTHCSVSCGRGIQQRGRSCDRINNNCEGTSVQTRDCYLQECDKRFKQDGNWSHWSPWSSCSVTCGDGVITRIRLCNSPTPQMGGKECTGEGRQTEKCQMSPCPINGGWGPWSPWDACSATCGGGVQNRKRLCNDPPPKHGGKDCVGDATEDQICNKQACPIDGCLSNPCFAGAQCTSFPDGSWKCGKCPGGYTGNGITCKDIDECKEVPDACFTFNGVHRCENTEPGYNCLPCPSRFSGPQPFGKGVEDATSKKQVCTPRNPCLDGSHDCNKNARCNYLGHFSDPMFRCECKPGYAGNGHICGEDTDLDGWPNADLVCVENATYHCKKDNCPNLPNSGQEDYDKDGTGDACDDDDDDDGIPDDRDNCPFIFNPRQYDYDRDEVGDRCDNCPYNSNPDQTDTDSNGEGDACAVDIDGDGILNEKDNCPYVYNVDQRDTDLDGVGDQCDNCPLEHNPDQLDSDSDRVGDKCDSNQDIDEDGHQNNLDNCPYIPNANQADHDKDGKGDACDHDDDNDGIPDEKDNCRLAFNPDQLDSDGDGRGDACKDDFDQDNVPDIYDVCPENFDISETDFRKFQMVPLDPKGTSQIDPNWVVRHQGKELVQTVNCDPGIAVGFDEFNAVDFSGTFFINTERDDDYAGFVFGYQSSSRFYVVMWKQITQTYWSNKPTKAQGYSGLSIKVVNSTTGPGEHLRNALWHTGDTPGQVRTLWHDPKNVGWKDFTAYRWHLTHRPRTGHIRVVMYEGKKIMADSGRIYDKTYAGGRLGLFVFSQEMVYFSDLKYECRDV; translated from the exons ATGAAGTTAACCGGACTCTTTTTGTTACTGATGCTTTGGACCTGCGACAGCGCCAGAGTCGCAG AGAGCAGAGACGACAATAGCGTTTACGACCTTTTTGAGCTCGTCCAAGTCCCAAAGAAAAACCATGGGGTCACTCTAGTGAAAGGCGACGACCCTTACAGTCCCGCCTACAAGATCTTGAACCCCGACCTAATCCCCCCGGTTCCCGAGAACGCCTTTAGGGACCTAATTGACTCTATTCACGCAGAGAGAGGATTCCTTCTGTTGGTCAATTTCAAGCAATTCAAGCGGACCAGGGGAAGTCTCTTGACCGTGGAGAAGCAGGACGGCTCCGGACCCATATTCGAAATAGTATCAAACGGAAAAGCAAACACCTTGGACATTGTTTTCTCCACCGAAAACAAGCAACAAGTTGTGTCAATCGAAGATGCGGATTTGGCGACTGGGCACTGGAAAAACATCACCCTGTTTATTCAAGAGGATAGAGTCGTTTTTTATGTCGGTTGTGATGAGGTTAATTCAGCTGAGCTTGACGCTTCCATCCAGACTGTTTTAACCCAGGAAACTCCGGGTATTGCGAGACTGAGGATCGGTAAGGGAGCTGTGAAAGACAGGTTCATG GGAGTCCTTCAAAATGTACGATTTGTGTTTGGAACAACACTGGATGCAATTCTTCGGAACAAAGGATGCAAAAACT CAATGCTGACTGACATTATAAGCTTTGATAACCCCATTAATGGATCCAGCCCAGCAATTAGAACTGATTACACTGGCCACAAAACAAAAG ATCTCCAAATGATTTGTGGGTTTTCTTGTGAGGACCTGGCCAGCATGTTCAAAGAACTGAAAGGTCTCGGCGTGGTAGTGCAAGAGCTGTCCAACGAGCTTCGCAAAGTG ACGGAAGAGAAAAACATGCTCATGAGCCGGATGGGAATCCACGCAGGTGTCTGCCTTCACAATGGCATTGTGCACAAAAATAAGGAAGAATGGACTGTGGATGACTGTACAGAGTGCACCTGCCAG aacTCTGCCACTGTGTGCCGCAAGATCTCCTGCCCACTTATTCCCTGTGCCAACGCCACTGTGCCAGACGGAGAGTGTTGCCCACGATGTGGAACTC CTAGTGACTATGCTGAAGACGGCTGGTCCCCCTGGTCTGAATGGACCCATTGTTCTGTGTCTTGTGGAAGAGGTATTCAGCAGCGTGGCCGCTCCTGTGACCGCATCAATAACAACTGTGAGGGCACATCAGTACAGACCCGAGACTGCTACCTCCAGGAGTGCGACAAACGCT TCAAGCAAGATGGGAATTGGAGCCACTGGTCTCCGTGGTCTTCGTGTTCAGTCACGTGTGGGGATGGTGTCATCACCCGCATCCGACTCTGCAACTCACCCACGCCTCAGATGGGTGGTAAAGAGTGCACTGGTgaaggcaggcagacagagaaatgccAAATGTCACCATGTCCCA TCAATGGTGGATGGGGCCCTTGGTCACCCTGGGATGCCTGCTCAGCTACTTGTGGAGGAGGGGTCCAGAACCGCAAACGCCTCTGCAATGACCCTCCACCCAAACATGGCGGCAAAGATTGCGTGGGTGATGCCACAGAAGATCAAATATGCAATAAGCAGGCCTGTCCAATTG ATGGTTGTCTGTCCAATCCATGTTTTGCTGGCGCCCAGTGCACTAGCTTCCCAGATGGTTCATGGAAATGTGGAAAATGCCCAGGAGGTTACACTGGCAATGGTATCACATGCAAGGACATTGATGAG TGTAAGGAAGTCCCTGATGCTTGCTTCACATTCAATGGAGTTCACAGGTGTGAGAACACAGAGCCAGGTTACAATTGCCTGCCATGTCCATCTCGTTTCTCAGGCCCCCAGCCGTTCGGTAAAGGTGTGGAGGATGCCACTTCTAAGAAACAG GTGTGCACTCCCAGAAATCCTTGTCTGGACGGAAGCCATGACTGCAATAAAAATGCCCGTTGCAACTACCTGGGACACTTCTCAGATCCCATGTTCCGTTGCGAGTGCAAACCAGGTTACGCAGGGAATGGACACATTTGTGGGGAGGACACTGACTTGGATGGCTGGCCTAACGCTGACCTGGTGTGTGTGGAAAATGCCACCTACCACTGCAAGAAG GACAACTGCCCCAACCTTCCAAACTCAGGGCAAGAAGACTATGACAAGGATGGGACTGGAGATgcttgtgatgatgatgacgatgatgatggcATCCCTGATGACAGg GACAATTGCCCATTCATCTTCAATCCTAGACAGTATGACTATGACCGTGATGAGGTGGGAGATCGATGTGACAACTGCCCATATAACAGCAATCCCGACCAGACGGACACAGACAGCAATGGCGAGGGAGATGCCTGTGCAGTCGACATTGATGGAGATG GTATTCTGAATGAGAAAGACAACTGCCCTTATGTCTACAATGTTGATCAGAGAGACACCGATCTGGATGGAGTTGGAGACCAGTGTGATAACTGCCCTCTAGAGCATAATCCTGACCAG CTGGATTCTGACTCTGACCGAGTGGGAGACAAGTGTGACAGTAATCAGGACATCGATGAGGATGGACACCAGAACAACCTGGACAACTGTCCTTACATCCCCAATGCCAACCAGGCTGACCATGACAAGGATGGCAAAGGAGACGCTTGTGATCATGATGACGACAATGATGGTATCCCTGACGAAAAAGACAACTGCAGACTAGCCTTCAACCCTGATCAACTGGACTCTGATG GTGATGGTCGTGGTGATGCTTGCAAAGATGACTTTGACCAAGATAATGTGCCAGATATCTATGATGTCTGCCCAGAGAACTTTGATATCAGTGAGACTGATTTCCGCAAGTTCCAGATGGTGCCCCTAGACCCCAAGGGTACTTCTCAAATTGACCCCAACTGGGTGGTTCGCCATCAAGGCAAAGAGTTGGTTCAGACAGTCAACTGCGACCCAGGCATTGCTGTTG GATTTGATGAGTTCAACGCTGTGGACTTCAGTGGGACATTCTTCATCAACACAGAACGTGACGATGACTATGCTGGCTTTGTTTTCGGTTACCAGTCCAGCTCCCGCTTCTATGTGGTCATGTGGAAACAGATCACTCAGACTTACTGGTccaacaaaccaaccaaagCACAGGGCTACTCgggcctgtcaatcaaagtggTCAATTCCACCACTGGTCCAGGCGAGCACCTAAGGAATGCCCTCTGGCACACCGGGGATACTCCAGGACAA GTCCGCACTCTGTGGCATGACCCTAAGAATGTTGGCTGGAAAGATTTCACCGCTTACAGATGGCATCTGACCCATAGACCAAGGACAGGGCATATTAG AGTTGTTATGTACGAAGGCAAGAAGATCATGGCAGATTCAGGACGTATTTATGACAAGACATATGCAGGCGGACGACTTggtctgtttgtcttctctcaAGAGATGGTATACTTCTCAGACCTCAAATATGAATGCAGAG atgtATAA